Within the Pan troglodytes isolate AG18354 chromosome 2, NHGRI_mPanTro3-v2.0_pri, whole genome shotgun sequence genome, the region taAATTAACTTGGGAGAAAAGGTGTGCCATGGTAACGTGCTGGGGAAAGGGCGGATTTTTAGAGAAATGTGCTGGAACTGAGGTTTAAAGCAAAACCAGGGGGAATGGAGCTGCCTAGGGGTGACTTCCAAACAAAACAGGCCCGAAGCAGCAATCTCACAGTCTGAAAGTAGACTGTATTTCAACTAGCGTATTTTTATGCCGAGGAGGAGGATCTTTTTTTCCAGACTTTCTAAGTCAGCCACTGATCCAAAATTCTGCAACGCAGCCTGTATCAAAAAAGCATCTATCCGTTATCCACTCTCCGAGATCCTTGTAGGTTGCGCAACATACACACAAGGGCTATCAGGAGACAGTCTCCTGGAGCCCAGCAGGGTGGCAAGGGATTGTGGGAGGCAACTCATTCCTGGAACAGGCGTCTTCGGACCTTGCACGGAGGGCGCTCTGGGAGCTCCGGGCGCGCGTGGGGACCTGGACTCGgagagggaggtagaggttggagAGGTGAGCTGGGGACAGGCTCCAGAAGATGGAATTCCAGGTCGAAGATGGGGCGTGGAGAGCGTCTCTCTGAACTGGGGTTGGGGGCCAGAGCACAGGGCCCTCGGATGGGGCCCTCCCGGTAGGGGCTGAACATACTTCTAGCGGAGGGGTAGAGCCCAGCGGCTGAGCCGGCTGCGGAGTCCATCCAGAGCTCCGGGAACTCAGAGTCCGCGTCCTCCTCGTAGGCCTCTTCCTCGGCAGCGATCTCTGGGACAGATGCGCAGAAGACTTCCTGCTCGACGACGACGTCTTCCCCGTGAGCGCCCAGGAAAACGTCCACTTCCAGGCCGGCAGACCAGTCGCCCTGCGCTCCTGAGCATTCGTCGACGGAGCTCAGGAGGACCTCGGGGATCACGATGAGGGTGTGTCCACCAAGAGACACTCGCAGGACCGACATTGGCGCGAGCTCCAGCACCAGGTCGACGTCCTCCAGGGGCACACGCAGGGCACAGCCCGCGTCCAGGACCATCATGGAGGTGAGCGCGTCCACGGCCGGGGTCCCCGCCGGGTCTTCCGGGCTGGGCGCCGCGCGGGATTCGGGGCCCGCGGGCTCCTCCAATCGGAGGCGCTTGGCAGGGCCTGGTCCTCCTGGCTGCTGTCCCCCCCAGGGCGCAAGGCAGGCGCTGGGGCTGCAGGGCCGGCTGCCCATCACCTCGACGGCGCTGCGGACGGCGCTCCTGGGCCTGGCAGGGGACGTGAGGGCGGGGGGCTCGGGGCGGCGAAGTCCTCTTTGAGGTAACAGGTGTCAGCAGGACCGCGCGACGCGGGGCGAGTCCTCGGAGCTCTGGGGGCGCCTCCCGGAGATCGGAGTCGGTGCTGCTGGGGGAGCCTCGCACGCTGTGTGGCTCAGCCTCGCGCGATGGAAACTTGGGGCTTCCTGACGCAGACCCGGATGCGCACTGCAAAGCCAATTATGTTGTAAATGACGGCAGCGGAACCGAAGTCGCAAAATGTCACGCAATCCTCTGCCCCCTGGAGGACCCGCCCTAGAGGCGGAGGTACACCTGCTGCCCAATAGCGGTGGCTGTGGTTGGTCGGTGGCTGTGGTTGGTCGGTCGCTGTGGTTGGTCGGTCACGCTGGGGAAATACTCTTACGGGCCGCTAGGGGGCCGAGCATCTGTGCCGCTCTAGGGCCTGGCTTCCAGTATCAAGTTCTTGTCCTTTGCGTTGACGTCAGACGCGGAGTTGAAGAGCGATTCAGGTTCAAGTAACACTAGTGGAGTGCCAAACCAGGACACCGAATCCTAAACCCATACTCCCAGGCCCCGTCCCGGAAGTGCCCTGCGCGTTGCTATTGACGAATAGTGGCGTGCGTTTTGGGGTTCTCCTATCTTGTACATCGATGTAATATCCTTTTAGGGGCCTTGGAAGGGAGAGTAAAGCTGAGATCCTACGTGACAATGGCAGGTCCTGCATTATCTGTTTATTACGATAGTTGGTACTATAGTAATTACAGTCTTCCCTTGATATCCCTGGAGGATTGGTTCCTGGACTCCcgcatggataccaaaatctacagatgctcaagtctcaTATAAAATGGTGTACATTTGCATATCACTTACATCCTTCCGTGTATTTTAAAGCATCTCTAGAATACTTAtagtacctaatacaatgtaaatgctataccCCTGGTTGCTACACagagtttcatatatatatggtttgtttgtttctgagatggggtttcattctgttgcccaggctggagtgctttggtgcaatctctgctcactgcaaccaccacctcctgggctcaggtgatcttcccacctcagcttcctgacaagctgggattacagacatgtgccaccacactcggctaatttttgtattttttgtggagacggggttttgccatattgcccaggctggactcgaactcctgggctcaagcattccacccgccttggcctcccaaagtgctgggactacaggcgtgagtcactgtgcctgaccttatatgtatggtttttttttttttttttttttttgagacggagtctcgccctgtcgcccaggttggagtgcagtggcaggatctcggctcactgcaagctccgcctcccgggttcacgccattctcctgcctcagcctcccgagtagctgggactacaggcacccgccatctcacccggctaattttttttgtatttttagtagagacggggtttcaccgtgttagccaggatggtctcgatctcctgaccttttgatccacctgcattggcctcccaaagtgatatatattttttgttgtgttattttccttttttttcccgaATATTTTTGGTCTTCTGTTGGTTGAATCTGCGAATTCGAAACCCGTGGATCCAGAGGGCCGACTCTATTATACTACAATCAGCTGAAGTATGGTTAACTTTATCTAATTTGACCTAAACTACAGCTCTGAGGTCTATCTGTTTTAGCCCAATTTAtggatgatgaaaatgtcatGCAGAAAGGTTAGCCAACTTGCCCAAGAGCCAGTAACTACCAGAGTGGGGTCTGGCTTGTCCAGCTCCATTTAAGGTGATAGACCTACCCAATGTCAGCGTTTTTGACCTGTGTCAGCTGAAAGGCACCTCTACGTCACGTGTCCAGGCGGTAAAAGGGAAGGTGTAGCTCAACTAGTGTTAATAGGAGAAAATACTCAGCACTGATTTTGGAATAGTAATATTTTCAAGTGCTTACAGGGGACAACAAAGCATTTCCTGACATATTTGCTAAGCATGTGATGATCCCACCTTGGCGGGAACCATTATTACATTTTATCATTCCAAAATATTCTTGGGCATTTAAAAGCAAATCTCATACATGTTATTTATCTCCCTCCCCTTTCtacaaaatttattcttttttagggTTGCATAGCATTCCTTTGGATAGTCTTTACATTTAAATCAAGTCTCTCTTGCTGGACAGTGGTCTGTCATCACTTGGTGGCACTGTCATCCTCTGGTAGGTTCATGGAAAATGCAGATTATTTGCCCCATCCCAGAGCGACTGAATTACAATTCTTGGAACGTGGGGATTAGGTAATCTATGTGAGCACCtctaaaaaattctattttactcCAAAGTTCAAGATCATTGaacttgttttcatttctcagttGAGGAGTTCATGAAGCCCGGCGCCTTATGCTTGTGATCAGGGACCTGCTTGTTGGTGTCAGTGTTATGGAGGGAACTCCAACTTTCTGGCTGTGTTCAATGCTTTTCTTAGCACAGCTGGCCCGCTTCGGGTGGATTTCCGGTGGCTGTCCAGTGGTTGCGTGGTGGGGAATTCTCCTGGGATCGAGTGGCCTGAGACTAGGCACTGGCCGGGGTAACCAGGGTCCAGGGCTGTGTTGGATGGTGGCCCTGCTGGGAACCTGTGGTTCCTGCGGACACCTCCCGCCAGGAGAGTGTGGGTGCAGCCAGAACCCGCCTCCAGCTCCTAGGTGAAAGAAACAGCAGCTCAGCACAAGCATGCAGGCAGAAGGCGGTGGGGGTGGAGCCTGCAGGAAACTGCCTGCTTTGGTCCAGTAGAGTTTTGTCTAGACCCTTCAACCTTCTTGCAGAGAACAGTGGGGGCACCATTCAGAAGCAAGGGTGGACGTGTCATGATGTATGGGGTAGATGGGCAAGCACAGATTCTGTCAGTATACTGGGAGGGGGTCGGGGCTCAGGGTTCCTGGCTAGGCCTCCAGCTCTGAGCAGGGTGGCGCCTGTGGCTTGAGTGGTGCCACCTCCTGTCTGCTGCTTTCCTGACCTCAGCGGTCTCACCTGAGAGCTCCTCAGTGTCCTGGGCCTTGTGATTTAACCCAACACTCTGCTTGCTCCAAATCCTCCCTGTGAGCTCTCTTTCCAAGTGAATGTGGTCCTGCTCCAGGACAGAAGTAGTTAGCGGGGGTCCTGGAGCAGACACATCTGGTTTTCTCTCCTGGCCGGCCACAGTCTGATTGGGTGAtcatgggcaagtcacttcacctctcctaaacttcagtttctttatatgtaaaatggggagaatgcCATATACTgtgacagatatatatatatatctcatatattctttatccattcatccattgatagacatttaggttgattccatatctttgctattgtgaattgtgctgtagtaaacatgtgagtgcaggtatctctttgacatattgatttcttttcctttgggaagatacctagtggtgggattgctggattgaatggtaattctatttttagtattttgagaaatctccatactgttttctatagtggctatactagtttacattcccacaaacagtgtacaagagttctgttttctctgaatcctcaccaacatctgttattttttgtctttttaataatagccattctgactggggtaaaatgatatcttattgtggttttgattttcattttcttggtgattaatgttgagcatttttttcatatactggttggctgtatgtcttcttttgagaaatgtttatccatatcctttgcccactttttaatgggacaatttttttcttgttgagctatttgagttccttgtatattttatcTATTAGTCCCTTGTAGAAtgaatagcttgcaaatattttctcccattcaacaggttgccttttcattttgttgattatttcttttgctgtgcaggggctttttcatttaattaagtcccatttgtctattttttcgtTTTCTATGCTTTTGAGGTTTCAATGATAAATTCTTTGTCTAGACCAATGTCCAGGAAAGTTTTCTCCAGTAATTTTGTAGATTTGGGTcttacagttaagtctttaatccattttgagttaacttttgtatatggtgagagataggggtttaGCTTTATTGTTCGGCATGTACCTATCCTATTTTCCCGGCACCGTTTATTGAGGAAGGTGCCCTTTCCCCATTGTAAGTTCTTGTCAGCTCTGTTGAAGagcagttggctgtaaatatggtggctttatttccaggttctctattctgttccattggtctatgtgtctattttatatctataccctgctgttttggttactatagccttgtaatatatttttaagtcaggTAATTTGATTGATGCttgcagcttttttctttttgctgaggactttggctatttgggctcatttttgtttctatataaattttaggatttttttttcaaattctgtgaagaatgatggtatttcaatagggattgcattcaatctgtagattgctttgggcaatatggtcattttatattttatttaattttatttagagacagggtcttactgtgttgctcaggctggagtgaagcggcatgatcacagctcattgcactctcaaactcctgagctcaagtgatcctcccaccgcagcttCCTGATAAGCTAGGACTACCAgttgtgccaccacatccagctaacctttaaaattttttgtagagatggagtctcactatgtttcccaagatggtcttgaactcctcgtctcaagtgatcctcttgcctcaacttcccatagtgcttggattataggcatgagccactgtgcctggccaatgtgattATTTAAGGGTACTagttcttctgatccatgagcgtggcatgtttttccatttgtatgatcttcaatttttttatcagtgttttgtagttctctttgtagagatctttaaccttcttggttacatttattcctaggtatcttattttattttattctttattcttttctttttttaaaaaatagagatggggtctcaccatgttgcccaggctggtcccaaattcctgggctcaggtattcctcccaccttggcctcccaaagtgctgggattacaggcgtgagccactgcgcctagcctaattttttttagtacctattgtaaatgggattgccgtcttgatttctttctcggctagatcattattggtgtataggaatgctcctgatttttgtatgttgattgtgtatcctgcaactttactaaattcatttatcaaatgtaAGGAGTTTTTTTGGTgcaatctttaggtttttctagatataagatcatattatcagcaaagagggacaattttactttctcttttccaatttggatcaTATAGCATTGCTATGATATCCATGATCAATGCCATTTGGCATTGCTATAAAAGACTACCTGATTCTAGGTAATTTACAATGAAAAGAGGTTTGTTTAtatggctcatggttctgcagtagcatggcaccagcatctgtgtctggtgagggttatCAGGGTGCTTTCACAaatggtggaagatgaagaggagcagatatcacatggtgagacgaagaaagaaagagaagggaggtggcaggctctttttaacaatcagattttgtgggaactaatagagcaagaattcACTGATTACTGCAAGGATGGCACCAaaccattcataagggatctgctCCTATGACCtgaacacctcccaccaggccctgcctccaacaatggggatccAATTTCAACATGCGAATTGGAGGGGACAGATACCCAAAATACAACATCagatagcttttctttctttctctggcctGATTTATCTGGctggaacttccagtactatgttgaataggagtggtgaaaatgggcatccttgtcttgttccagtccCCGGAGGAAAGGCATTCAATTTTTCCCCcttcagtataatgttagctgtgggtgtGTTGCATATGGcgtttattattttgaggtatattcctctgtgcctagtttgttgagagtttttatcatgaagagatgttgaattttatcaaatactttttctgcatctattgagatgatcatatgatttttatccttcattctgttgaccGGTtgtatcacatttgttgatttgcctatgttgagccatccttgaaTCCTTTAtataaattccacttgatcatggtgtattttttttttttaaatgtgctattggatttggttggctagtattttgttgaggatttttgcatctaagtCCATTAGGGACATGggcctgtcattttcttttttgttgtgtccttgtctgattTTGCTATCAGGGTGATGCTGCACTTATgtaatgagttagggagaattccctccgcttcaatttttttgaatagtttcaggaggattggtattacttctttgtatatttggtagaatttggctgtgaatccatcagatcttggacttttctttgttgtgagactttttattactgattcaatctcactactcattattggtctattcaggttttctattgtttcctgatttaatcttggcaga harbors:
- the PRR23C gene encoding proline-rich protein 23C, producing MGSRPCSPSACLAPWGGQQPGGPGPAKRLRLEEPAGPESRAAPSPEDPAGTPAVDALTSMMVLDAGCALRVPLEDVDLVLELAPMSVLRVSLGGHTLIVIPEVLLSSVDECSGAQGDWSAGLEVDVFLGAHGEDVVVEQEVFCASVPEIAAEEEAYEEDADSEFPELWMDSAAGSAAGLYPSARSMFSPYREGPIRGPCALAPNPSSERRSPRPIFDLEFHLLEPVPSSPLQPLPPSPSPGPHARPELPERPPCKVRRRLFQE